In Quercus lobata isolate SW786 chromosome 12, ValleyOak3.0 Primary Assembly, whole genome shotgun sequence, a genomic segment contains:
- the LOC115970868 gene encoding AAA-ATPase ASD, mitochondrial-like produces MMTMMMGEKWAQLGSVIGSIMFAWAMFNQYFPQQLRDFILKYGQKFVGFLSPNIHITFHEFSGEYFKRSEAYAAIQTYLSDKSSMKAKNLKAEVVKDSSQSVILSMAENEEVTDEFEGVKLLWASMKHAPRTQSFSWYPEASDGKRYYKLTFHKSKREFVTRTYIHHVLQEGKEITVRNRQRKLYTNNPSQNWHGYQARKWSHVAFEHPSTFDTLAMESKKKEEIKNDLTKFSQGKEYYKKIGKAWKRGYLLYGPPGTGKSSMIAAMADFLKYDIYDLELTTVKDNTELRKLLIETTSKSIIVIEDIDCSIDLTGQRKKKKEKVEEEEPKDPVSKMAKDEEEESNSTKVTLSGLLNFIDGIWSATGGERLIIFTTNHVEKLDPALIRRGRMDKHIELSYCSFQAFKVLAKNYLDVDSHQLFETIGHLLEETNITPADVAENLMPKSLTEDADACLKTLIEALETAKEEARKKAEEDMRLKVEKEEKEKQQVAQEDVKVDESLAKEVKENCVEVVKG; encoded by the coding sequence atgatgacgatgatgatgggGGAGAAGTGGGCTCAACTAGGCTCAGTGATTGGGAGCATCATGTTTGCTTGGGCCATGTTTAACCAATATTTCCCTCAACAACTTCGTGACTTTATCCTAAAATATGGTCAGAAATTTGTGGGCTTCTTGTCCCCCAATATCCACATCACGTTCCATGAATTTTCTGGCGAGTATTTCAAGCGCAGTGAAGCCTATGCTGCCATTCAAACATACCTCAGTGACAAGTCCTCCATGAAAGCTAAAAATCTTAAAGCAGAAGTTGTCAAAGACAGTAGTCAATCTGTGATACTGAGCATGGCTGAGAACGAAGAGGTTACTGATGAATTTGAAGGTGTCAAGCTTCTGTGGGCTTCAATGAAACACGCCCCAAGAACACAGTCATTTTCTTGGTACCCGGAGGCATCGGATGGGAAGAGGTATTACAAGCTCACTTTCCACAAGTCTAAACGAGAATTTGTTACTAGAACATACATTCATCATGTACTTCAAGAAGGGAAGGAAATAACGGTGAGAAATCGACAAAGGAAGCTGTATACTAACAATCCAAGCCAGAATTGGCATGGATACCAAGCACGCAAATGGAGCCATGTTGCTTTTGAGCACCCATCAACTTTTGATACTTTGGCCATGGAgtcaaagaaaaaggaagaaataaaGAATGACCTTACTAAGTTCAGCCAGGGAAAAGAGTACTATAAGAAGATTGGTAAGGCCTGGAAACGTGGCTATCTTCTTTATGGTCCTCCTGGAACTGGCAAGTCTAGCATGATTGCTGCCATGGCAGATTTCTTGAAGTATGATATCTACGATCTTGAACTGACAACGGTCAAGGACAACACGGAGCTGAGGAAGCTTTTGATCGAGACAACAAGTAAGTCTATCATTGTGATTGAAGATATTGATTGCTCAATTGATCTTACTGGtcagagaaagaagaagaaggagaaagtgGAGGAGGAAGAACCGAAGGATCCTGTTAGTAAAATGGCCaaggatgaagaagaagaaagcaatagTACTAAGGTCACTCTCTCTGGGTTGCTGAATTTTATAGATGGAATTTGGTCAGCTACTGGGGGAGAGAGGCTCATCATTTTTACTACTAATCATGTGGAAAAGCTTGATCCAGCTCTCATCAGGAGGGGACGTATGGACAAGCACATAGAATTGTCCTATTGTAGCTTTCAAGCATTCAAGGTGCTTGCCAAGAATTATTTGGATGTTGACTCACACCAACTGTTTGAGACTATTGGCCATTTGTTGGAGGAAACCAATATTACTCCTGCTGATGTTGCAGAGAATTTGATGCCCAAGTCTCTAACTGAAGATGCTGATGCATGTTTGAAAACTTTGATTGAAGCTCTTGAGACTGCTAAGGAGGAGGCACGAAAAAAGGCTGAGGAAGACATGCGGTTAAAGGtggagaaagaagagaaagagaagcaaCAGGTTGCTCAAGAAGATGTGAAAGTTGATGAGTCATTGGCCAAAGAAGTGAAAGAGAATTGTGTTGAAGTTGTGAAAGGCTGa